From the Girardinichthys multiradiatus isolate DD_20200921_A chromosome 22, DD_fGirMul_XY1, whole genome shotgun sequence genome, one window contains:
- the LOC124858898 gene encoding NLR family CARD domain-containing protein 3-like, which yields MDQCEDKNEGVPPSKTTLCGKHESRSKGQRVDQQISEVPSGPSAQQHQTQLDSIFMLLEDNMVTFVKNELKKIQKVLSRDDQECLQVLRDDGDVLKGEDDEQRRSSREALMKMTLNFLRRMKQEELADRLQSKHLAAVCQHKLKSGLKKKFQCVFEGIAKAGSPTLLNEIYTELYITEGGTGEVNDEHEVRQIETASRKPHRPETTIRQEDIFKVPPGRDQPIRTVMTKGVAGIGKTVLTQKFILDWAEDKAHQNIQFMFPFTFRELNVLKEKKFSLVDLVHHFFTETKEICSFEHFQVLFIFDGLDESRLPLDFHNKEILTDVTESTSVDVLLTNLIRGKLLPSALLWITTRPAAANEIPPECVGMVTEVRGFTDPQKKEYFRKRLRDKKKASRIIFHLKTSQSLHIMCHIPVFCWITATVVEDLLKTREGGELPNTLTEMYIHFLVVQTKLKKAKYDGGAETDPLWSPDSRKMIESLGKLAFDQLQKGNLIFYESDLTECGIDIREASVYSGVFTQIFREERGLYQDKVFCFVHLSVQEFLAALHVYQTFNSGVNLMKEKQATTPTLFTKSKTRVFHHNAVDKALQSPNGHLDLFLRFLLGLSLQTNQILLKGLLTQTGSSSQTIQETVQYIKEKISKNVSAEKSINLFHCLNELKDSSLVEEIQQTLSSGSLSTDKLSPAQWSALGFILLSSGEDLDVFDLKKYSDSEEVLLRLLPVVKASNKALLSNCNLSERSCESLSSVLRSQSSILRELDLKNNSLKDSGVKLLSDGLKSPYCILETLSLSGCLITEDGCAYLASALKSNPHHLKELDLSYNCPGDSGANMLMAGLKDPHWRLETLRVEPAGDRFLKPGPWRYSCQLTFDRDTVNENFKLSDDDRKVAHMEEDHSFPDHLDRFSVPQLLCRNALTGRCYWEVEWKGKIEISIAYRGIRRRGHSNESVLGKNDDSWILSCSDEGYNISHYKNREILSSSSSSYVSNRVAVYMDCPDGILSFYRVSSNSLIHLHTFNTTLTDNLYPGFTISPGSSVFLC from the exons ATGGATCAGTGTGAGGACAAAAATGAGGGAGTCCCTCCCTCTAAAACCACTCTGTGTGGGAAACATGAGAGCCGGAGCAAAGGTCAGAG AGTGGACCAGCAGATCTCAGAGGTTCCCAGTGGTCCTTCTGCCCAGCAGCATCAAACCCAGCTGGACTCCATATTTATG ctgctggaggacaacaTGGTCACTTTTGTGAAGAACGAGCTGAAGAAGATCCAGAAGGTTCTGAGTCGAGATGACCAAGAATGCTTACAGGTCCTGAGAGATGATGGAGATGTGTTGAAAGGTGAGGATGATGAGCAGAGAAGGAGCAGCAGAGAGGCCCTGATGAAGATGACCCTGAACTTCTTGAGGAGGATGAAGCAGGAGGAGCTGGCTGACCGTCTGCAGAGCA AACATCTTGCTGCAGTTTGTCAACATAAACTTAAATCTGGTCTGAAGAAGAAGTTCCAGTGTGTGTTTGAGGGGATTGCTAAAGCAGGAAGTCCAACCCTTCTGAACGAGATCTACACAGAGCTCTACATCACAGAGGGAGGGACTGGAGAGGTCAATGATGAACATGAGGTCAGACAGATTGAAACAGCATCCAGGAAACCACACAGACCAGAAACAACCATCAGAcaagaagacatctttaaagtcCCACCTGGAAgagatcaaccaatcagaacagTGATGACAAAGGGAGTGGCTGGCATTGGGAAAACAGTCTTAACCCAGAAGTTCATTTTGGACTGGGCTGAAGACAAAGCCCACCAGAATATCCAGTTCATGTTTCCATTCACCTTCAGAGAGCTGAATGtgctgaaagagaaaaagttcAGCTTGGTGGATCTTGTtcatcacttctttactgaaaccAAAGAAATCTGCAGCTTTGAACACTTCCAGGTTCTGTTCATCTTTGATGGTCTGGATGAGAGTCGACTTCCTCTGGACTTCCACAACAAGGAGATCCTGACTGATGTTACAGAGTCCACCTCAGTCGATGTTCTGCTGACAAACCTCATCAGGGGGAAACTGCTTCCCTCTGCTCTCCTCTGGATAACCACACGACCTGCAGCAGCCAATGAGATCCCTCCTGAGTGTGTTGGCATGgtgacagaggtcagagggttcACTGACCCACAGAAGAAGGAGTACTTCAGGAAGAGACTCAGAGATAAGAAGAAGGCCAGCAGGATCATCTTCCACTTGAAGACATCACAAAGCCTCCACATCATGTGCCACATCCCAGTCTTCTGCTGGATCACTGCTACGGTTGTGGAGGATTTGTTGAAGACCAGAGAGGGAGGAGAGCTGCCCAACACCCTGACTGAGATGTACATCCACTTCCTGGTGGTTCAGACCAAACTGAAAAAGGCCAAGTACGATGGAGGGGCTGAAACGGATCCACTCTGGAGTCCAGATAGCAGGAAGATGATTGAGTCCCTGGGAAAACTGGCTTTTGATCAGCTTCAGAAAGGAAACCTGATCTTCTATGAATCAGACCTGACAGAGTGTGGCATCGATATCAGAGAAGCCTCAGTTTACTCAGGAGTGTTCACACAGATCTTCAGAGAGGAGAGAGGGCTGTACCAGGACAAGGTGTTCTgcttcgtccatctcagtgttcAGGAGTTTCTGGCTGCTCTTCATGTTTATCAGACCTTCAACTCTGGTGTCAAcctgatgaaagaaaaacaagcaacTACACCTACATTATTCACCAAATCCAAAACAAGAGTGTTCCATCACAATGCTGTTGACAAGGCCTTACAGAGTCCAAATGGACACCTGGACTTGTTCCTCCGCTTCCTACTGGGACTTTCGCTGCAGACCAATCAGATACTCCTAAAAGGTCTGCTGACACAGACAGGAAGTAGCTCACAGACCATTCAGGAGACAGTTCAGTACATCAAGGAGAAGATCAGTAAGAATGTGTCTGCTGAAAAAAGCATCAATCTGTTCCATTGTCTGAATGAACTGAAGGATTCTTCTCTAGTGGAGGAGATCCAACAGACTCTGAGTTCAGGAAGTCTCTCCACAGATAAACTGTCTCCTGCTCAGTGGTCAGCTCTGGGTTTCATCTTATTGTCATCAGGAGAGGATCTGGATGTGTTTGACCTGAAGAAATACTCTGATTCAGAGGAGGTTCTTCTAAGGCTGCTGCCAGTGGTTAAAGCCTCCAACAAAGCTCT ACTGAGTAACTGCAACCTCTCGGAGAgaagctgtgaatctctgtccTCAGTTCTCAGATCCCAGTCCTCCATTCTCAGAGAACTGGACctgaaaaacaacagtttgaagGATTCAGGAGTGAAGCTTCTATCCGACGGACTAAAGAGTCCATACTGCATACTGGAGACACTAAG CTTGTCAGGCTGTCTGATCACAGAGGATGGCTGTGCTTATCTGGCCTCAGCACTCAAATCAAACCCCCACCACCTTAAAGAGTTGGATCTGAGCTACAATTGTCCAGGTGATTCAGGAGCAAATATGCTTATGGCTGGACTGAAAGATCCACATTGGAGACTTGAAACTCTAAG GGTGGAGCCTGCCGGTGACAGATTTTTGAAGCCGGGTCCATGGAGGT ATTCATGTCAGCTGACATTTGACCGAGACACAGTAAACGAAAACTTTAAACTGTCAGACGACGACAGGAAGGTGGCGCACATGGAGGAAGATCACTCATTTCCTGATCATCTAGACAGATTTAGTGTTCCTCAGCTGCTCTGTAGAAATGCTTTGACAGGCCGCTGTTACTGGGAGGTtgagtggaaaggaaaaattgAGATATCAATAGCTTATAGAGGAATAAGAAGGAGAGGACATAGTAATGAGTCTGTGTTAGGAAAAAATGATGATTCCTGGATTTTGAGCTGTTCTGATGAAGGTTACAACATCTCTCATTACAAGAACAGGGAAATCctttcatcttcctcctcttcctatGTCTCTAACAGAGTAGCAGTGTATATGGACTGTCCTGATGGCATTCTGTCCTTCTACAGAGTCTCCTCTaactcactgatccacctccacacCTTCAATACCACACTGACTGACAATCTGTATCCTGGATTTACAATCTCACCTGGTTCCTCAGTGTTCTTGTGTTGA
- the LOC124858919 gene encoding uncharacterized protein LOC124858919 yields the protein MTEECRTDAGSTSSEHIEDRKLARVWIFLQSNMRSLLESSWMRFGPAGRDSLDWSTVPSPLPSTDRQATRQGSGEAIISAGSITYIAIATASFLLLFVSILGFLICRRRRGFHLDGKLDLANVIALEDLHDPERNCELLSSLRRNRGQLPSSSSEQDVSDGVFLMVYLPSPYEQTLTRIARAASTSSSKDVELLPPSPGPETGGNIPDQYSEDTINPSSAPPVGWDPALV from the exons ATGACAGAGGAGTGTCGGACTGATGCGGGCAGCACCAGCTCGGAGCATATTGAGGACAGGAAGCTTG CGAGAGTTTGGATCTTCCTCCAGTCCAACATGAGGTCTCTGCTGGAGAGCAGCTGGATGAGGTTTGGACCTGCTGGTCGGGATTCTCTGGACTGGTCCACTGTTCCATCACCGCTGCCGTCCACTGACAGACAGGCCACG CGCCAGGGTTCAGGAGAAGCTATTATCAGCGCAGGATCCATCACCTACATTGCCATAGCAACTgcctccttcctcctcctttTCGTCAGCATCCTTGGCTTCCTGATCTGTCGGCGCCGGCGGGGCTTCCACCTCGATGGGAAACTGGATTTGGCCAATGTGATCGCACTGGAAGATCTGCACGACCCAGAGAGGAACTGCGAGCTGCTCTCCTCCCTCCGCCGCAACAGAGGGCAGCTTCCCAGCAGCAGCTCTGAGCAGGATGTGTCAGATGGGGTGTTCCTCATGGTCTACCTGCCCTCGCCCTATGAGCAGACCCTCACCAGGATCGCCAGAGCCGCCAGTACGAGCAGCTCCAAGGATGTGGAACTGCTGCCACCGAGTCCTGGACCGGAGACAGGAGGAAATATTCCTGACCAGTATTCAGAAGACACCATTAATCCATCTTCTGCTCCACCTGTTGGATGGGATCCTGCTTTAGTTTAG